One part of the Bacteroidia bacterium genome encodes these proteins:
- the bshC gene encoding bacillithiol biosynthesis cysteine-adding enzyme BshC gives MKTPTPNIKADYLSGADLIRPFINYPLNKLDFKQVVADKSRDDIDRALLQEVLKEQYKDFEPSEKTQRNLDILHKENTYTVTTGHQLVLFAGPLYTTYKVLSTVKLAEHISKEVDEVEVVPVFWIHTEDHDFEEINHYYSSFSQKNSYPAKFQSLVGNHVLSEEIEAIVPSQFEGKLKEAYKAGLSMKEAYRRFVFELFDAYGVLILDASDERLKARFQRVLKLELGQSKSFTEINKTSTQLAGLGYPLQINPREINLFYMDDKGRDRIVAENGHYEVLNRDLRFQPDEMDKLIQENPDRFSPNVSLRPLYQEMILPNLAYFGGWGEIRYWVQLKGAFDAFGVNFPCVLPRMSATFATADQEKRLEELGLSLADMLKSSQELYKIRTADQWDSREFEKLQDQILEQINAYKIHIEGQLSETLARSAEALKVKSQKYLKNMRKKAERVIRHKYPKAYKEIDQLKSEIQPDGWVQERILSLASLEGIMSPKDFVEFAYQKCDPLNFDHQFWILG, from the coding sequence TTGAAAACTCCTACACCAAACATCAAGGCAGATTATCTGTCAGGCGCGGATCTCATACGCCCCTTTATCAATTATCCCCTGAATAAACTGGATTTTAAGCAGGTAGTTGCTGATAAATCCAGGGATGATATTGATAGAGCCCTTTTGCAAGAGGTCCTCAAAGAGCAATATAAAGACTTTGAGCCTTCTGAAAAGACGCAGAGAAACCTTGATATCCTTCATAAGGAAAATACCTATACCGTTACAACCGGACATCAACTGGTTTTATTTGCGGGCCCTCTTTATACTACCTATAAAGTCTTAAGCACGGTTAAACTGGCTGAGCATATCAGCAAAGAAGTTGATGAAGTGGAGGTTGTGCCGGTTTTCTGGATACATACCGAAGACCATGATTTTGAAGAGATCAACCATTATTACAGCAGCTTTTCTCAAAAAAATAGCTATCCAGCCAAATTTCAAAGCCTGGTGGGAAATCATGTTCTGAGCGAGGAAATCGAAGCAATTGTTCCCTCCCAGTTCGAAGGCAAATTAAAAGAAGCATATAAAGCCGGCCTTTCTATGAAAGAAGCCTATCGGCGTTTCGTCTTCGAATTGTTTGATGCCTATGGAGTCCTCATTCTGGATGCGAGCGACGAAAGACTGAAGGCTCGCTTTCAACGGGTTCTCAAACTGGAATTGGGGCAATCCAAATCTTTCACCGAAATCAATAAGACTTCCACCCAATTGGCAGGCCTGGGATATCCGCTACAGATCAATCCTCGCGAGATCAACCTTTTTTACATGGATGATAAGGGCAGGGACCGGATCGTGGCTGAGAACGGACATTATGAAGTCCTGAATCGGGACTTAAGATTCCAGCCCGATGAGATGGATAAACTGATTCAGGAAAATCCGGATCGCTTTAGTCCCAATGTAAGTCTGCGGCCACTCTATCAGGAAATGATTCTGCCCAATTTAGCCTACTTTGGAGGTTGGGGAGAAATCCGGTACTGGGTTCAGTTGAAAGGAGCTTTTGATGCTTTCGGAGTAAACTTTCCCTGTGTGCTGCCACGCATGTCAGCAACTTTTGCCACCGCAGATCAGGAAAAAAGATTAGAGGAACTTGGATTGTCGCTGGCTGATATGCTGAAAAGCAGTCAGGAATTGTATAAGATTCGCACTGCAGACCAATGGGATAGCAGGGAGTTTGAAAAACTTCAGGACCAGATCCTGGAACAAATCAATGCCTACAAAATTCATATTGAAGGCCAACTTTCAGAGACCCTGGCTCGCTCAGCAGAAGCCCTCAAAGTCAAAAGTCAGAAATACCTGAAAAATATGCGAAAAAAGGCGGAACGCGTCATTCGCCATAAATATCCCAAAGCCTATAAAGAGATAGATCAATTAAAGTCCGAAATACAGCCAGACGGTTGGGTACAGGAAAGGATTTTGAGTTTAGCTTCTCTCGAAGGGATCATGAGTCCCAAAGATTTTGTGGAATTTGCCTACCAAAAATGTGATCCCTTAAATTTTGATCACCAATTTTGGATTTTGGGCTAA